A single genomic interval of Pyrus communis chromosome 5, drPyrComm1.1, whole genome shotgun sequence harbors:
- the LOC137735151 gene encoding (+)-borneol dehydrogenase 2-like encodes MTEQAGSLPSFQRLVGKVALVTGGATGIGESIVRLLHKHGAKVCLVDVQDNLGLQVCESLNGDPNICYLHCDVTVEDDVSRAVDFTVDKYGTLDIIVNNAGVTGSPCPDIRNADLSEFQKVFDINVKGVFLGMKHAARAMIPQKKGSIVSLSSVSSVQGGIGPHAYTGSKHAVLGLTKNVAAELGNHGIRVNCVSPYAVATNLALAHLQEDARIEDGTGFRSFVSKNANLQGVELKVDDVANAVLFLASDESKYISGDNLMIDGGFTCVNHSLRVFR; translated from the coding sequence GTTAGTAGGGAAAGTGGCACTGGTGACCGGCGGAGCCACTGGCATTGGAGAAAGCATTGTGCGCCTGCTCCACAAGCATGGCGCAAAAGTTTGTTTAGTTGATGTGCAGGACAACCTCGGCTTACAAGTGTGCGAATCCCTCAACGGAGATCCAAACATTTGTTATCTCCATTGTGATGTCACGGTAGAGGATGATGTTAGCCGTGCAGTTGATTTCACTGTCGATAAATATGGCACGCTGGATATCATAGTCAACAACGCTGGGGTGACAGGTTCGCCTTGTCCAGACATCCGCAATGCAGACTTATCTGAGTTTCAGAAAGTGTTTGATATTAACGTGAAGGGAGTGTTCCTCGGAATGAAGCACGCAGCTAGGGCAATGATCCCGCAGAAAAAGGGCAGCATAGTTTCTCTTTCCAGTGTTTCAAGTGTTCAAGGAGGCATTGGACCACATGCATACACAGGGTCTAAGCATGCTGTGTTGGGGCTGACCAAGAACGTTGCAGCTGAGCTTGGGAATCATGGGATACGCGTTAACTGCGTTTCTCCATATGCAGTTGCAACGAATTTGGCTTTGGCTCACCTGCAGGAGGATGCGAGAATCGAAGATGGGACAGGTTTCCGATCTTTTGTATCAAAAAATGCCAACTTGCAAGGAGTGGAACTGAAAGTTGATGATGTAGCTAATGCTGTGCTCTTTTTGGCAAGTGACGAGTCCAAGTATATAAGTGGGGATAATCTCATGATCGATGGGGGCTTCACTTGTGTGAATCACTCACTGAGAGTCTTTAGATGA